In the genome of Delphinus delphis chromosome 15, mDelDel1.2, whole genome shotgun sequence, one region contains:
- the CHCHD2 gene encoding coiled-coil-helix-coiled-coil-helix domain-containing protein 2, whose protein sequence is MPRGSRSRTSRVAPPASRAPQMRTAPRPAPAAQPPAVAPPAAVGSPAAAPRQPGLMAQMATTAAGVAVGSAVGHTLGHAITGGFSGGSNAEPSRPDITYQEPQGTQLAQQQQNGPCLFEVKQFLECAQNQGDLKLCEGFSEVLKQCRLANGLA, encoded by the exons ATGCCTCGTGGAAGCCGAAGCCGCACTTCCCGCGTCGCCCCTCCGGCCAG CCGGGCGCCTCAGATGAGAACTGCACCCAGGCCAGCGCCCGCAGCTCAGCCACCAGCAGTGGCTCCACCAGCTGCTGTTGGCTCACCTGCTGCTGCTCCTCGGCAACCAGGTCTGATGGCCCAGATGGCAACCACTGCAGCCGGCGTGGCTGTGGGTTCTGCCGTCGGCCACACTCTGGGTCATGCCATCACTGGTggcttcagtggaggaagtaatgCTGAGCCCTCAAGGCCTGACATCACTTACCAG GAGCCTCAGGGAACCCAGCTGGCACAGCAGCAGCAGAATGGCCCATGCCTTTTTGAGGTGAAACAGTTTTTGGAGTGTGCCCAGAACCAGGGTGACCTTAAGCTTTGTGAAGGTTTCAGTGAGGTGCTGAAACAGTGCAGACTGGCGAACG GGTTAGCTTAA